The genomic DNA GCCAGAGGGAGCGAATCACTTATCAGCGACGTTCAGCGAGCGGCCCGCGGCACGCTTGCGGTTCATCATCTTGCGCCCGTTGGTGGTCTTCATCCGTGCGCGAAAGCCGATCGAGCGCTTCCTCTTCAGACGGCTGACACGGTGTGGATAATGCATAGCCGGCTCCTGGATCGACATGGGCGACATCGCCCACGCCCGCCCGATGGGGGGCAGAGACAATAGCCCGCCAGACGCCCGTTTGCTACTTTCCATGCCAGATCAGGCGGACGATCCATCCGGTGCTTTCCCTTGAACTGGCCAGTAGACCACATAGTTATCGGACATTCATGACTGAATCTCACTTTCCTTCGTCCATGTACGGTGTACGAAACGCCGATGCGTGGTATGTTCAGAGGGTCGGGTCGGCTTCGCCGACCGCAGACGCGTCCGCTCCTCTGCCGTCGTCCGTTCGGTGTTCGCACGGACGGCAAATGAGCGCCCGCGTCCGCTCTTGAGCCGCATGGCGCCGCTCAAGCACATCGTCGGTCACCGGACCGACAGGCGGATGGAATGGACCACTCATCGTTGCGCGCCGCAGAAGCGGCAATCGGGTACACGTTCAAGCGCATCGAGCTCCTCGACCTCGCGCTGACGCACGCCTCGGTCTCCGAAGACCGGCTCAACTCGAACGAGCGTCTGGAGTTCCTCGGCGATGCCGTGCTCGGCCTCGTTGTCTGCGAGAT from Phycisphaeraceae bacterium includes the following:
- the rpmH gene encoding 50S ribosomal protein L34, which translates into the protein MHYPHRVSRLKRKRSIGFRARMKTTNGRKMMNRKRAAGRSLNVADK